The following are encoded in a window of Balaenoptera ricei isolate mBalRic1 chromosome 1, mBalRic1.hap2, whole genome shotgun sequence genomic DNA:
- the RLF gene encoding zinc finger protein Rlf isoform X2: MRIKHLLKSNCIPQATALSKLCAESKEISNVSSFQQAYITCLCSILPNEDAIKEIAKVDCKEVLDIICNLESEGQDNTAFVLCTTYLTQQLQTASVYCSWELTLFWSKLQRRIDPSIDTFLERCRQFGVIAKTQQHLFCLIRVIQTEAQDAGLGVSILLCVRALQLRSSEDEEMKASVCKTIACLLPEDLEVRRACQLTEFLIEPSLDGFNMLEELYSQPDQKFDEENAPVPNSLRCELLLALKAHWPFDPEFWDWKTLKRHCHQLLGQEASDSDDDLSGYELSINDTDVLESFLSDYEESKEDKQYRRRDLTDQHKEKRDKKPIGSSERYQRWLQYKFFCLLCKRECIEARILHHSKMHMEDGIYTCPVCIKKFKRKEIFVPHVMEHVKMPPSRRDRSRKKLLLKGSQKGVCPKSPSAALEQGQSLNEQAKGESHEYVTFSKLEDCHLQDRDLYPCPGTDCSRVFKQFKYLSVHLKAEHQNNDENAKHYLDMKNRREKCTYCRRHFMSAFHLREHEQVHCGPQPYMCVSIDCYARFGSVNELLNHKQKHDDLRYKCELNGCNIVFSDLGQLYHHEAQHFRDASYTCNFVGCKKFYYSKIEYQNHLSMHNVESSNGAVKKSVKLEPAAGEKQDCIDQPHLLDQADKSHLPEDLLFCAGSASSQIETAENLKENSDSNSSDQLSHSSSASMNEELIDTLDHSETMQDILLSHEKVFVPSGLKEKCSNVAVCFDGTKFTCGFDGCGSTYKNARGMQKHLRKVHPYHFKPKKVKTKDLFPCLGNEHNPTTEKFDTEPKPSSDTNSDSPDEGLDHNIHTKCKREHQGYSSEASICASKRPCTEDTMLELLLRLKHLSLKNSITHGSFSGSLQGYPSSGAKSLQAVSPTISDLNFQNQDENMPSQYLAQLAAKPFFCELQGCKYEFVTREALLMHYLKKHNYSKEKVLQLTMFQHRYSPFQCHICQRSFTRKTHLRIHYKNKHQIGSDRVTQKLLDNEKCDHEGPCSVDRLKGDCSMELGGDPNSNSQKPHCHSKKDECSSETDLESSCEETESKTSDISSPISSHREEGEGREGRGSRRTVAKGNLCYILNKYHKPFHCIHKTCNSSFTNLKGLIRHYRTVHQYNKEQLCLEKDKARTKRELVKCKKIFACKYKECNKRFLCSKALAKHCSDSHNLDHIEEPKVLSEAESVARFSCNQPQCPAVFYTFSKLKHHLMEQHNIEGEIHSDYEIHCDLNGCGQIFTHRSNYSQHVYYRHKDYYDDLFRSQKVANERLLRSEKVCQTTHTQGHEHQTTRRSFNAKAKKCGLIKEKKAPISFKTRAEALHMCVEHSEHTQYPCMVQGCLSVVKLESSIVRHYKRTHQMSSAYLEQQMENLVVCVKYGTKIKEEPPSEAEPCIKKEEDRSCESELTKHSHSPGDSSIPVQTADSLYPGERDGGQKGCTESNPVFDADTLLYRGTLKCNHSPETTSLEQCNTVQPPPCKIENSIPNPDGTESGTYFTSFQLPLPRIKDSETGQQSSGQENTVKNSTHVPKENFRKHPHPRSFDLKTYKPMGFESSFLKFIQESEEKEDDFDDWEPSEHLPLSNSSQPGNDLTGSVMANNMVNDNDPEVDIPHSSSDSAIHENLTAIPPLIVAETTTVPPLENLRVVLDKALTDCGELALKQLHYLRPVVVLERSKFSTPILELFPTKKTDELCVGSS, from the exons ATTGCAAAGGTCGACTGCAAGGAGGTACTAGACATCATATGTAATCTGGAATCCGAGGGTCAGGATAAcacagcatttgttctttgtacgACTTATCTTACCCAGCAGCTCCAAACTGCAAGTGTATATTGTTCTTG GGAATTGACCCTCTTTTGGAGTAAACTGCAAAGAAGAATCGATCCTTCTATAGACACTTTTTTGGAGCGCTGTCGTCAGTTTGGTGTCATAGCTAAAACACAGCAGCATTTATTTTGCCTGATTAGAGTTATACAAACTGAA GCACAAGATGCTGGTCTTGGGGTGTCGATTTTACTGTGTGTCAGAGCTCTTCAACTCAGATCAAGTGAGGATGAAGAAATGAAGGCATCAGTTTGTAAAACAATTGCTTGTCTTTTACCAGAAGATTTAGAAGTCAGACGAGCCTGTCAGCTTACAGAATTCTTAATTGAACCCAGTTTGGATGGATTTAATATGTTGGAAGAACTGTATTCCCAGCCAGATCAAAAATTTGATGAAGAAAATGCACCAGTTCCGAATTCTCTCCGATGTGAGCTTTTACTAGCTTTAAAAGCCCACTGGCCTTTTGATCCTGAATTTTGGGACTGGAAAACTTTAAAACGACACTGCCACCAACTTCTAGGACAAGAAGCCTCAGATTCTGATGATGACCTAAGTGGCTATGAACTGTCTATTAATGACACAGATGTTTTAGAGTCATTTCTTAGTGATTACGAGGAAAgtaaagaagataaacaatatagAAGAAGAGATTTGACAGATCAGCATaaggagaaaagagacaaaaaaccCATTGGTTCTTCTGAAAGATACCAGAGATGGCTTCAGTataaatttttctgtttgttatgTAAGCGGGAATGTATAGAGGCCAGGATTCTTCATCATTCTAAGATGCATATGGAAGATGGAATTTACACCTGTCCGGTTTGTATTAAAAAattcaagagaaaagaaatatttgttcctCATGTGATGGAACATGTTAAAATGCCACCAAGCAGAAGGGACCGCTCTAGAAAGAAATTACTGTTGAAAGGCTCTCAAAAGGGAGTTTGTCCCAAGAGCCCTTCTGCAGCCCTGGAGCAAGGTCAGTCATTGAATGAACAAGCCAAAGGAGAGTCACATGAATATGTTACATTCAGCAAATTAGAAGATTGCCACCTGCAAGACAGAGATTTGTACCCATGTCCTGGCACAGACTGTTCCCGTGTGTTTAAGCAGTTTAAATACTTAAGTGTGCATCTTAAAGCTGAACACCAAAATAACGATGAAAATGCCAAGCACTACTTAGATAtgaaaaatagaagagagaagTGTACTTACTGTCGACGACATTTCATGTCTGCTTTTCACCTGCGAGAGCATGAACAAGTGCATTGTGGTCCTCAGCcttatatgtgtgtatctatagATTGCTATGCTAGGTTTGGATCAGTGAATGAACTGCTTAACCataaacaaaaacatgatgatctGCGTTATAAATGTGAATTAAATGGCTGTAATATTGTTTTCAGTGACTTGGGACAGCTTTACCACCATGAAGCACAACACTTTAGGGATGCATCTTACACATGCAACTTTGTTGGCTGTAAAAAGTTCTATTATTCCAAAATTGAATACCAGAATCACCTCTCAATGCATAATGTTGAAAGTTCAAATGGAGCTGTGAAGAAATCAGTGAAACTTGAGCCTGCAGCAGGGGAAAAGCAAGATTGTATTGATCAGCCCCATCTACTTGACCAAGCTGATAAATCACATTTACCAGAGGATCTTCTTTTCTGTGCAGGATCAGCTAGTTCTCAAATAGAAACtgcagaaaatctgaaagaaaacagTGACAGTAATTCTAGTGATCAATTAAGTCATAGCTCTTCAGCTTCCATGAATGAAGAGTTAATTGACACACTGGATCACTCTGAAACCATGCAGGATATATTATTGTCTCACGAGAAAGTCTTTGTGCCCTccggtttaaaagaaaaatgttccaaTGTGGCAGTTTGTTTTGATGGTACTAAGTTTACCTGTGGTTTTGATGGCTGTGGTTCCACGTACAAAAACGCAAGAGGCATGCAGAAGCATCTAAGGAAGGTTCATCCATACCATTTCAAACCCAAAAAGGTAAAGACAAAAGATCTCTTTCCCTGTTTGGGTAATGAACATAATCCAACAACTGAAAAGTTTGATACAGAACCTAAACCTAGCTCAGACACAAACAGTGACTCCCCAGATGAAGGTCTAGATCACAATATTCATACTAAATGTAAACGAGAACATCAGGGTTATTCCTCAGAAGCCTCCATTTGTGCTTCTAAAAGGCCGTGTACAGAGGATACCATGTTGGAACTTCTGTTACGCTTGAAGCATTTAAGCTTGAAAAACTCAATAACACATGGATCTTTCTCAGGGTCATTGCAGGGGTACCCATCCAGTGGTGCTAAGTCTCTTCAAGCGGTGTCACCTACAATCTCAGACCTTAATTTTCAGAATCAAGATGAAAATATGCCAAGTCAGTACCTGGCACAGCTGGCAGCCAAGCCTTTTTTCTGTGAGCTTCAAGGATGCAAATATGAATTTGTGACCAGAGAGGCTTTGTTAATGCATTATcttaaaaaacataattattcaaaagaaaaagtccTTCAGCTAACCATGTTTCAACATCGGTATTCCCCGTTCCAGTGTCATATCTGCCAAAGGTCATTTACGAGAAAAACACACCTTAGgattcattataaaaacaaacatcaaATTGGCAGCGACAGAGTAACTCAAAAACTGTTAGATAATGAAAAATGTGATCATGAAGGCCCATGCTCAGTAGACAGGTTGAAAGGTGATTGTTCCATGGAACTTGGAGGTGATCCCAACAGTAACTCTCAGAAGCCACACTGTCATTCTAAAAAGGATGAATGCAGTTCAGAAACAGATTTGGAGTCATCCTgcgaagaaacagaaagtaaaacatCTGATATTTCATCACCAATAAGTAGCCatagagaagaaggagaaggaagagaggggagaggtAGCAGGAGAACTGTTGCCAAAGGaaatctctgctatattttgaataaataccaCAAACCATTCCATTGTATCCATAAAACTTGCAACTCCTCATTCACTAATCTAAAAGGCTTGATTCGCCATTACAGGACTGTACATCAATACAACAAAGAACAGTTATGTTTAGAGAAAGACAAAGCGAGAACCAAAAGGGAACTTGTCAAATGCAAAAAGATATTTGCTTGCAAATATAAGGAATGTAACAAACGTTTCCTGTGTTCCAAAGCTCTTGCTAAGCACTGTAGTGACTCTCATAACCTAGACCACATTGAAGAGCCGAAAGTGCTTTCTGAAGCTGAGTCAGTGGCCAGGTTTTCCTGTAACCAGCCTCAGTGCCCTGCTGTTTTTTATACATTCAGCAAGTTGAAGCACCACTTGATGGAACAGcataatattgaaggagaaatacATTCAGATTATGAAATTCATTGTGATCTTAATGGCTGTGGCCAGATTTTCACCCATCGCAGTAATTATTCTCAACATGTGTATTATCGACATAAGGACTATTATGATGATCTGTTTAGAAGCCAGAAAGTGGCAAATGAAAGGCTACTAAGGAGTGAAAAGGTGTGTCAAACAACTCACACTCAGGGGCATGAACATCAGACTACGAGGAGATCGTTTAATGCTAAGGCTAAAAAATGTGGCTtaatcaaagaaaagaaagctccGATTAGTTTTAAAACAAGAGCTGAAGCCCTCCATATGTGTGTGGAGCATTCTGAGCACACGCAGTACCCTTGCATGGTTCAAGGATGCTTATCTGTGGTAAAGTTGGAGAGCAGCATAGTGAGGCATTACAAACGTACCCATCAGATGAGTAGTGCCTATTTAGAGCAACAGATGGAAAATCTTGTCGTTTGTGTTAAGTACGGTACCAAAATTAAGGAGGAGCCCCCTTCTGAAGCAGAGCCCTgtataaagaaagaagaagatagaagCTGTGAATCAGAGCTCACAAAGCACAGCCATTCCCCAGGTGACAGTAGCATACCTGTCCAGACCGCCGATTCCCTTTATCCAGGTGAAAGGGATGGAGGTCAGAAAGGATGTACAGAAAGCAACCCAGTTTTTGATGCAGATACTCTGCTCTACAGAGGAACTTTGAAATGTAACCATAGTCCAGAAACCACTTCTTTGGAACAATGTAATACAGTTCAGCCTCCTCCTTGTAAAATAGAAAATTCCATTCCTAATCCTGATGGGACTGAAAGTGGGACTTATTTCACAAGTTTCCAGCTGCCTTTACCAAGGATCAAAGACTCAGAAACCGGGCAGCAAAGTTCAGGGCaagaaaacactgtaaaaaattcAACCCATGTCCCAAAAGAGAATTTTAGGAAGCATCCACATCCCAGGTCATTTGATTTGAAGACTTACAAACCTATGGGATTTGaatcttcatttctgaaatttattcaggaaagtgaagagaaagaagatgatTTTGATGATTGGGAGCCTTCAGAGCACTTACCATTAAGTAATTCTTCACAACCCGGTAATGACTTAACAGGGAGTGTTATGGCAAATAATATGGTGAATGACAATGACCCTGAAGTTGACATACCTCATTCTTCCAGTGACTCTGCAATTCATGAGAACCTGACTGCAATCCCACCTTTAATAGTAGCTGAGACGACAACAGTTCCTCCCTTGGAAAACCTGAGGGTTGTATTGGACAAAGCATTAACAGACTGTGGAGAACTTGCCTTAAAACAGCTTCATTATCTTCGGCCAGTGGTTGTCCTTGAAAGATCTAAGTTTTCCACACCAATTTTAGAGTTGTTTCCAACAAAAAAGACAGATGAGCTTTGTGTAGGAAGTTCCTAA
- the TMCO2 gene encoding transmembrane and coiled-coil domain-containing protein 2: MSPLSSIWDIIIDYLSLSSIWNYLQATFLGETSVPQQTNLGLLDNLAPAVQVILGISFLILLGIGVYALWKRSVQSIQKILLFAITLYKLYKKGSDFFQALLVHPEGNGLPFQDSNIFLSLGLQEKILKKLQTVENKMKNLEGMIISQKAATKRDCSSEHYCSCSDCQSPLLTSGFTSTSEM; the protein is encoded by the exons ATGTCACCTTTGTCTTCTATCTGGGACATCATAATAGATTATCTCTCTCTGAGCTCGATATGGAATTATCTACAAGCAACTTTTCTGGGAGAGACTAGTGTGCCTCAGCAAACAAATTTGGGGCTACTAGATAATCTTGCTCCGGCTGTGCAAGTTATCCTGgggatttcctttttgattttgttgGGAATAGGAGTATATGCCTTATGGAAACGAAGTGTTCAGTCAATTCAG aaaatattgttGTTTGCAATCACACTCTACAAACTTTACAAGAAAGGCTCAGATTTTTTTCAGGCTTTGCTGGTCCACCCAGAAGGGAATGGTCTCCCATTTCAAGACAGTAATATCTTCTTATCTTTGGGTCTGCaagagaaaattctgaaaaaactTCAGACAgtggaaaacaaaatgaagaaccTGGAAGGGATGATCATTTCCCAAAAAGCTGCCACAAAGAGAGATTGCTCCTCTGAGCACTACTGCAGCTGCTCCGACTGCCAGAGTCCCTTGCTTACATCAGGGTTTACATCCACATCTGAAATGTGA